A single window of Paracoccus albus DNA harbors:
- a CDS encoding amidase family protein: protein MTQSLQNKAEAAIARVAALPEAMRRAIFTEFNPDRIRAEADALTDRQRSGEDMPLFGTLISVKDLYDEAGSVTSAGSRLLAERAPATADSTAVTRLRRAGALMFGRTSMSEFAYSGVGLNPHHGTPSSAIAEGFIPGGSSSGGAVGVALGLTDAAIGTDTGGSLRIPPAANGIWGIKPSQGLVDDSGIHSLAPSYDTPGPMARDLPLLKRLLEVMAAAPLSATSPERLRLAVPQGAFTNDLSDAVSTLFDAELARLRRAGHQVEAVDMAEIGEGIGLNRIIVSVEAHRIYGQDLTKLEKLGDPRVLARIRFAETLSPAQIEDAYAARAELIGKFDKAIADFDAAVTPTLMMLPPRISEVEDDFDRLNAAMLRNTSLVNLIDGCAIAMPTPGLSPAWSMTMLVGRKWQDAGMLAAAARIDQSVAPVESLA from the coding sequence ATGACGCAGTCTTTGCAGAACAAGGCTGAAGCAGCGATTGCCCGCGTCGCTGCCCTGCCCGAGGCCATGCGCAGGGCGATTTTCACCGAGTTCAATCCTGATCGCATTCGCGCAGAAGCGGATGCCCTGACGGATCGGCAGAGATCGGGCGAGGATATGCCACTTTTCGGCACCCTTATCTCGGTGAAGGATTTGTATGATGAAGCAGGTTCGGTGACCTCTGCCGGTTCCCGGTTGCTGGCTGAGCGTGCCCCTGCAACTGCGGATTCCACTGCCGTTACAAGGTTGCGTCGCGCGGGTGCGCTGATGTTCGGACGCACCTCGATGTCGGAATTCGCCTATTCGGGTGTGGGGCTGAACCCGCATCACGGCACGCCTTCAAGCGCAATTGCCGAAGGCTTCATTCCGGGCGGGTCAAGCTCCGGTGGCGCGGTGGGCGTGGCGTTGGGCCTGACCGACGCGGCAATCGGCACGGATACAGGCGGGTCTTTGCGTATTCCGCCCGCTGCGAATGGTATCTGGGGGATAAAGCCAAGTCAGGGTCTGGTGGATGACAGCGGAATTCATTCCCTTGCGCCCAGCTATGACACCCCCGGACCCATGGCCCGTGATCTGCCGCTTCTGAAGCGGCTGCTAGAGGTCATGGCCGCCGCACCGCTGTCGGCCACGTCACCGGAACGGCTGCGGTTGGCTGTCCCGCAGGGTGCCTTTACAAACGATCTGTCAGATGCGGTTTCGACACTGTTTGACGCCGAGCTTGCCCGCCTGCGCAGGGCAGGCCATCAAGTCGAAGCGGTGGATATGGCAGAGATCGGCGAGGGCATCGGCCTGAACCGCATCATCGTCTCGGTCGAGGCACATCGTATTTATGGCCAGGACCTGACGAAACTGGAAAAGCTCGGCGATCCACGGGTTCTCGCGCGTATCCGTTTTGCCGAAACGCTCTCGCCCGCCCAGATAGAGGATGCTTATGCCGCGCGTGCCGAACTCATCGGAAAATTCGACAAGGCTATCGCAGACTTCGATGCTGCCGTCACACCGACACTGATGATGTTGCCGCCGCGTATCAGCGAGGTTGAGGACGATTTCGACAGGCTAAATGCTGCGATGCTGCGAAACACCTCGCTGGTCAACCTGATTGACGGCTGCGCGATTGCAATGCCCACGCCGGGCCTGTCACCCGCCTGGTCCATGACGATGCTGGTGGGGCGTAAGTGGCAGGACGCCGGGATGCTAGCTGCAGCCGCGCGGATTGATCAGAGTGTCGCCCCCGTCGAGAGCCTGGCCTGA
- a CDS encoding DUF2848 domain-containing protein, whose product MRFNVNGTPLDLDMAHLVIAGWTGRDPAAIQHHIEELAALGVAPPSTTPLFYRVAASLLTTATEVQVVGDSSSGEVEPMIVQAQGKRWLGLGSDHTDRALEAQSVAMSKQVCTKPCAEELWPWDEVADRLEDIQLESHIHENGEWVLYQQGTIASIRPLADLLDGSALNDLSKDGAAAMMCGTFGAKGGVRAAAGFRMTMTDPASGRQISHEYVAQQLAEVA is encoded by the coding sequence ATGCGTTTCAACGTGAATGGCACGCCATTGGATCTGGACATGGCCCATCTGGTCATCGCCGGTTGGACGGGCCGGGATCCCGCGGCGATTCAGCACCATATCGAGGAACTCGCCGCCCTTGGCGTCGCGCCTCCTTCCACCACTCCACTGTTCTACCGTGTCGCCGCGTCACTGCTGACGACTGCGACTGAGGTTCAGGTGGTCGGCGACTCATCTTCTGGAGAGGTCGAACCGATGATCGTTCAGGCACAGGGTAAACGCTGGCTCGGCCTCGGTTCAGATCACACTGACCGCGCACTGGAAGCACAGTCGGTGGCAATGTCAAAACAGGTCTGCACCAAACCCTGCGCGGAAGAACTCTGGCCGTGGGACGAGGTCGCCGACCGGCTGGAGGATATCCAGCTGGAAAGCCATATCCACGAGAATGGCGAATGGGTGCTGTATCAGCAGGGAACGATCGCTTCGATCCGCCCGCTGGCCGATTTGCTGGACGGCTCTGCACTCAATGACCTGTCGAAAGATGGGGCGGCGGCCATGATGTGCGGAACCTTTGGCGCCAAAGGCGGTGTCAGGGCCGCAGCAGGCTTTCGTATGACCATGACCGATCCGGCGTCGGGCAGGCAGATCAGCCATGAATACGTCGCCCAACAGTTGGCAGAGGTCGCATGA
- a CDS encoding TRAP transporter large permease: protein MIWTVAISLLGLMALSIPVGIVLFLLGIGVGEFYSAFPLLRGLGQVVWSSSNSSTLIAIPLFVLLGEILVKGGVAERTYAALDKWLSWLPGGLVHANIATATMFSATSGSSVATAATVATVAMPQAERLKYDPRLFAGSIAAGGTLGILIPPSINLIVYGFLTETSIPQLFSAGLVPGMLMALSFIAITVLICSIKPALGGPSRSFAWSERLRSLIQLVPIFILFAVVIGSIYAGWATPTESAAIGVVMAMLIAIFLGDGLGGQSMSDALHGTIRISAMILLVVAGASFLNFAMTSAGLGRQLTAMIEGSGLSPFGTLLLIIALYLVLGFFIETLSLMVATIPIVVPIMAGLGYDKVWFGVLLIVLIEMALITPPVGLNLFVVQGARKSGSINQVIVGAIPYVLMMILMIFALIAMPGLALWLPSIL, encoded by the coding sequence ATGATCTGGACCGTCGCCATATCCCTGCTGGGTCTCATGGCCCTGTCCATCCCCGTCGGCATCGTGCTCTTCCTTCTGGGCATCGGTGTCGGAGAGTTCTATTCCGCCTTCCCGCTTTTGCGCGGCCTTGGACAGGTTGTCTGGTCATCGTCCAATTCCTCGACCCTCATCGCCATCCCGCTGTTTGTTCTGCTGGGTGAAATTCTGGTGAAAGGCGGCGTGGCCGAGCGGACCTATGCCGCGTTGGACAAATGGCTGTCATGGCTGCCGGGCGGTCTGGTTCACGCAAATATCGCCACGGCTACGATGTTCTCTGCCACCTCCGGTTCATCGGTCGCGACTGCGGCAACGGTGGCTACCGTCGCCATGCCCCAGGCCGAGCGCCTGAAATATGATCCGCGCCTGTTTGCCGGTTCCATCGCAGCCGGTGGCACGCTGGGAATATTGATCCCGCCTTCGATCAACCTGATCGTCTATGGCTTCCTGACCGAAACCTCTATTCCGCAGCTGTTTTCGGCCGGATTGGTACCCGGCATGTTGATGGCGCTGTCGTTCATCGCGATCACCGTACTGATCTGTTCGATCAAACCCGCGCTTGGCGGCCCGTCGCGCAGCTTTGCATGGTCCGAACGCTTGCGCAGCCTGATCCAGCTGGTGCCTATCTTTATTCTGTTCGCAGTCGTGATCGGCTCGATCTATGCGGGATGGGCCACCCCGACAGAGTCGGCGGCGATTGGCGTGGTCATGGCAATGCTCATTGCCATATTCCTTGGTGATGGTCTGGGCGGGCAGTCGATGTCGGATGCGCTCCACGGGACAATCCGCATCTCCGCGATGATATTGCTTGTGGTCGCGGGCGCATCTTTCCTGAACTTCGCCATGACATCCGCCGGTTTGGGGCGTCAGCTGACCGCAATGATCGAAGGCTCTGGCCTGTCTCCCTTCGGGACGCTGCTGCTTATCATCGCGCTTTATCTGGTGCTTGGCTTTTTCATCGAGACATTGTCGCTGATGGTCGCGACCATCCCGATCGTGGTGCCGATCATGGCGGGCCTTGGCTACGACAAGGTCTGGTTCGGCGTGCTGCTGATCGTGCTGATCGAAATGGCGTTGATCACGCCGCCCGTGGGTCTGAACCTCTTCGTTGTTCAGGGGGCGCGGAAATCGGGCAGCATCAATCAGGTCATCGTGGGTGCAATACCCTATGTGCTGATGATGATCCTGATGATTTTTGCGCTGATCGCGATGCCGGGGCTTGCGCTCTGGCTGCCCTCGATACTCTAG
- a CDS encoding TRAP transporter small permease subunit, with product MIDQTYGALRRANQIVALILGVVLLLTVAFILTDVVMRGFSLGSLGGSDEISGYVMAAVASWGLGCALIQRAHVRIDIIRHRLADTGRAAMDIFAMIVTTGTVLLIAYHCWPVLEKTLERGSRANTSLETPLWIPQGIWFAGWLWFALTATVLSLIAIAYLAAHRRDALEGAIGIGSEVEE from the coding sequence ATGATTGATCAAACCTATGGCGCGCTGCGGCGCGCCAATCAGATCGTCGCCCTCATCCTTGGGGTGGTGCTTCTGCTGACCGTGGCGTTCATCCTGACCGATGTGGTCATGCGCGGCTTCAGTCTGGGCTCGCTTGGGGGTTCGGATGAGATTTCGGGCTATGTCATGGCAGCGGTGGCAAGCTGGGGGCTGGGCTGCGCGCTTATTCAGCGCGCCCATGTCCGCATCGACATCATCCGCCACAGGCTGGCTGACACGGGACGGGCGGCGATGGATATATTTGCGATGATTGTGACCACCGGCACGGTGTTGTTGATCGCCTATCATTGCTGGCCGGTGCTGGAAAAAACGCTGGAACGCGGATCGCGCGCAAATACGTCGCTTGAAACGCCGCTGTGGATTCCGCAGGGAATCTGGTTCGCGGGCTGGCTGTGGTTCGCGCTGACGGCCACGGTGCTGAGTCTGATTGCAATTGCATATCTGGCAGCGCACCGCCGCGATGCTCTGGAAGGCGCCATCGGTATCGGATCGGAGGTCGAGGAATGA
- a CDS encoding TRAP transporter substrate-binding protein, protein MKNTLAILASATILATPALAEELAVVGSWSNLPLYQDFETPFWTEQLSELTGGEFTAQLTSFDQMGIAGADVYRMLGDGVFDVGSTVADYTVGDAPELEGLDVPLLANTPAEARAMVEAARPMVDDIMRERFGAQVLGIAPYPPQVVFCKGEVASIADLEGKKVRGSGRMTTKFLEALGAEGINVAFSEVPGALERAVIDCAVTGAGSGYSAGWWEVSDTLMTLPLGGWDSVVIAMNGDRFDGLSAEQQEMLSNAVAEGLEGPAWDAAEGGLANDIACLTGEGECASGEAASMMLVEPSEEDVATAREILTAEVLPDWASRAGAEWITRWNESVGQSVGVSIEQ, encoded by the coding sequence ATGAAAAACACACTCGCAATACTCGCCTCGGCCACGATACTGGCGACGCCTGCCCTTGCCGAAGAGCTCGCAGTCGTCGGCAGCTGGAGCAACCTGCCGCTTTATCAGGATTTCGAAACCCCATTCTGGACCGAGCAGCTATCCGAATTGACCGGCGGAGAATTCACCGCGCAACTGACCAGCTTCGACCAGATGGGCATCGCGGGCGCTGACGTCTATCGGATGTTGGGCGACGGCGTTTTCGATGTAGGCTCAACGGTGGCCGATTATACGGTCGGCGATGCGCCGGAACTGGAAGGGCTTGATGTTCCCCTGCTGGCCAACACCCCGGCGGAGGCCCGCGCGATGGTCGAAGCCGCCCGTCCGATGGTCGATGACATCATGCGCGAGCGTTTTGGCGCGCAGGTGCTGGGCATCGCCCCCTACCCGCCGCAGGTGGTTTTCTGCAAAGGAGAGGTCGCCTCTATCGCCGATCTGGAAGGCAAAAAGGTGCGCGGTTCTGGCCGGATGACGACGAAGTTTCTGGAAGCGCTTGGTGCCGAGGGCATCAATGTCGCCTTCTCAGAGGTTCCCGGCGCCCTGGAACGCGCAGTCATTGATTGCGCGGTGACCGGCGCCGGCTCAGGCTATTCGGCGGGTTGGTGGGAAGTGTCGGACACGCTGATGACCTTGCCGCTTGGCGGTTGGGATTCGGTCGTGATCGCCATGAACGGTGATCGCTTCGACGGGCTGAGCGCAGAGCAGCAGGAAATGCTGAGCAACGCGGTCGCAGAAGGTCTGGAAGGCCCGGCATGGGACGCGGCCGAAGGCGGGTTGGCCAATGACATCGCCTGCCTGACCGGAGAGGGCGAGTGCGCATCAGGTGAAGCAGCCTCGATGATGCTGGTTGAGCCGTCCGAGGAGGATGTAGCCACGGCCCGTGAAATCCTGACCGCTGAAGTGCTGCCTGATTGGGCAAGCCGCGCCGGTGCCGAATGGATCACCCGCTGGAACGAAAGCGTCGGCCAATCCGTCGGCGTCTCCATCGAGCAGTGA